In the genome of Bremerella sp. P1, the window ACAAAGTGACTGCCTTCAGGCACCTCGGTATCAAATGTAGTTGGCTCCCATACGCCAACGGTAATCAAAGCACGTTGCCCATTCACTTCTCCGATAAATGCTCCAGTAATCGAATCTTTATCCGGTTGGCCGAGCAATTGCTTTGCTTCTTCATGTGAAATGTTGGCCCTGAGCATCCTAACTCTCCTCGATATGTTCAAGTTCCTTACGACTCTACATATTCTAGCAACTTGCTGTGCAAAACTCCGAGCAACGATTCGCTGAGCACGAATCCATGAACTCCCGAACGCCAGCCCCCCAACGTACACCGCCACTGGCCGTATCAACCAACGCAGGCCCGACTCCCATCTCCTCTCCAGTCGCACCGTACCTTGCAAGAGCGAAGGCCGCCGACCGTCGGCAGGTCATTCGCAACTCTTGTCGGGAGAGACACACAATGTCAGCCGAAATCAGTTTCATCGATGGCAAAGCCGAAGCGGCATTCGCACTCAAGTCCTGCTGGTGGGATGTCGCCGGGGACTACGTCCTGGACCACGTCCCCAATAGCGAGGAGATGATCCAAGCGGCGCACCTCGACTGGGACGTCGAGCTTCAGCCCATCTACGATCACGACGGTCGGCATATCCCTGGCCACTCCACGACGATCCGAAGTGACACCGGGTTGCATCTTGGCGTGATGAGCGACAGCTATCGGGTTGTGCAGAACAGGGATGCCTTTCGCTTCCTGGACAACCTGCTCAAGGACGGCATCATGAAGTACGAAAGTGCCGGTGCTCTTCGTGGCGGTCGCACGGTGTGGGTGCTCGCTAGGATGCCGAGTGTGGACACGGTCGCCGAAGGCGATGAACTCCAGCGGTATATCCTGTGGCTCAACAGCCACGACGCAACAGGGGCCTTGTTCGCCATCCCAACCAGCGTGAGGGTGGTCTGCTCGAACACGGCCGCATTGGCGATCCGTGGTCAGCGGGGAATCCGTCACATCGGCGACATGGACGCCAAGCTGAAGCAGGCCCACAAGCTGTTGTCGAAAGCCGATGAACAGTTCACGGACTTCAGCAGCAAGGCGCAGGTACTGGCCAAGAGTCGGTATAGCCGAGAACAAGCCAATGAGTACGTCTCGACGCTTGTTCCTCAGCCTGAAAACGAAGGCCGATCGGCGACCATCCACGACCGCAAAGTCGAAGCGATCCGCACGGCGTTTCGCAGCGAACGGAATCAGCTTGCTTCCATCCGTGGATCATTCTGGAGTCTTTTCAACTCGGTGAGCGAAGCCGTCGATCACGGCCGGTTCTACACGTACAAGGGCAACAAGGCCGAAAGCCGCATGTCCTCGGTGCTGATGGGGCCGGGGAGCGACCTCAAGCGGCGAGCCTTCGATCTCGCTTATGAGATGGCAACGGCGTCCTGACGTCTCCCGATTGCCCCGCCGACACGGAGGTCGGCGGGGCTTGCTCTGCAAAGCCAGTGGCTCTGTACCTTGCAATGCAGACCCTGCTTCTCATCAAGGAGATCGTCATGCCTAAACAAATCATTCATCCTGACGACGCAACCAGGCAAGCTGCCAAGTACGCTCAACTCATTCAGAACGGCGTCAACCTCCGAGCCATTGTTGCGCAGATGCTGCGGGACATCGATGCTATGCGGCAGTCGCAGAATCTCAATGGTGATGCGATCAACAACCACCAAATCGTGCTGGCGTACGTGAGCAAACTCAATAGCCTCACCCGGCTCACAACGGATCGAGAGATGGCGGCATTGGAAGCGATCGATCACTTGGCGGAAGGAGAAGATGTTGAATCGGAAGTGATCCCTTTGTGAGCGGCGATCAATCCGGCTGACTTGGCAGTCGCCCCGTACCTTGCTTGGCAAACAGTCAGCGTACTCACCAAGGAGACCACACATGCCATCACCAAAGTTCGATCTTGGACAAATCGTTGCCACGCCTGGCGCACTTGAAGCCTTGGAAAGCGCTGGGCAAAATCCGACCGAGTTCCTCACTCGCCATGTAGCAGGAGACTGGGGTGAACTTGATCAGGAAGACCAGCAAGCGAATGACGATGCTCTTCAGAGCGGAGCCAGGTTGCTGTCGGCGTATCGGCTGACGGACGACACGAAACTCTGGATCATCACGGAGGCCGACAGGAGTTCGACGTGCATTCTGCTTCCGTCTGAGTATTGATCGGATTCGGCAGACCCACTTTCGCCGACAGGCGGAAGTGGGCGGGTGGGGACAGTGACTTTGTACCTTGATGGTGGAATCCAAAAGCCTGTCACAAAGTGCTTTATCAAACAATTATCAACATGATCGCTGAGAATTGTGGCTCCAGTCGCCCCTTCTGGAGTGATATGCATTCAGGCTTTCATGGGACTCCTTTGGTTCACTCACCTCGTCTCTGAAAAGCCAGTCTTTCGTCTCCCTGACTGCCAATCTCTTCGAGAAGTGCATCGATTTCGCTGAAGACTTCCCACTGTTCGATGCCGGTTTGCTCGGTGATCTTGTTGATCACCTGCTTCTCCAGTTCTTCAAGCCTCTGCCCTTTCCAGATGCAGTCGCAAAGGGCGACAAGAAGATCTTCGATTGGCAACTCTTGTCTTGACCAGGCACCGTGCGTTCCAGCGAAGCGGGCCAGCCTTGGTTCAACTCCATGCTCCTCCAGCAGCGCCGGGCCATCTTCTTCATGTTTGCTGCCTGGGCCAGTCAACTCATTTCGGTTTCGCTCCAACGCCTTGCCAAGATCATGGCTTCCTGCCCCAAAACAAACGGCCTCCTGATCGAAATCCAGGTCAGGAAACCTCTGGCGTAATCCTTCGACGAGATCAACGGACACATCATGGACGAGAATCAGGTGGGCAACCAGCCGAGGTGGTGCATCTAGCTTGGTGCAAAGACGCTGGACTTCTTCAGGAAGCGGTCGGGGTTCGTAGCTCATGAAGTCTTCTCTTACCATTTGGGCCTGAAGTCCATGAACTCAGGACCGGTGATGTGGTTCACTTCGGGTATGATTCTGTACTGGTCGTGATAGTCACTGTGCTTCCGATGCAAGATCGGTCCAAGTAAGTAGTCGCACACACGATCCATCTGAGCCGTGATCCAGAAGAACAGTCGATGATCCTGAGGGAAGATGAGATTCCATTCCTTGAGCCACTTGCGGTGATTGTATTCGTCGAAGCAATGCGGGACGCCTAGCTCCAGTCCGAGGACGTGCATTCCCATCTCAGCCACTAGCTCTCGAAGAGGCATGCAGTGCATCCAGCCGGTGCGAACCTCAGCCCAATGCATCAGTTCATGCAGCATCACCGAGAAGTGGTCTGCACGACTCATGAAGTGGCCCTCGGATTGCATCAGGATGTAATCACCAGACTTGTGATTCGGATAATCATGAAAGGGCTCGGGTGTGATGTATCCGTTCCATTCAGGACCGAATCGATCGTCCCCAACATCGAATCGGATGTCGGGACTGTGGTGCTCGATCAGCCTTCCCATGAGGCCGAAGTCGGCTTCATCGTTGGGGACGATGGTCTTCAACTCAGTCAGAATCGCTAGTAGGCTATCAGCACCTTGGACTTGAACCGCATTGAATGCCAGGTCGGACTCGACCTGGTCACCGCCACAGTATCGGACGATAACGGTCGGCTCCTGTCCGCCCTTGACGGTCGCACCGGCAGCAGCCCAATCCTCGTATGTTCCCCACCACTTGCTACGATATCCCTTGGTCTCGTAGGTGTCGCACAACAGCAGCGTGTTGACGCCACGGTAGCGGCCACCAGTGCGGACATTGGTCGGAAGCCCACAGTTTGGATCGTGGGACACCGGCACCTGCCAAGGAATGCGGCTGCGTTGCAAAGCAACCGTGATTCGCTGGTGGACGTAGGTGGTGATGTCAGGCGCACTGTCCAACTGACTGAAGAATTCGTCAGGCAGGATCAGTCGAGGAAATTGCATGCGGCTACATCTCCAAACTAGGCTTAGTAGGGGCAATGTGGATTTGGGCATCCACAGCGATGGCAGCACGGTTGAGTATACCAGTAGAGCAGGCCACACCCCCCGCACTGGATGTTCCCATAGTAAGGTTGCGATACCCGCCTCGGGCCTCGTCTGATCAACCTAATCTCCCCAAAGCCCATCGGTTCTTCCTGGTGATGAATGCGAGGTTGATTGACGTGGTTTAGAGCATTGCGAATTCGCTCAAGGATAAGGGCGGCTCCCTCGCATCCTCTGCGATTTGCAATTTCTGCATCTTCCATTGCCGATTCCAACCACTTCTTCTGTTCACGAAAGTCGCCCGCTGATTCCGCCAATTGAAATTTGGCGTAAGCACCGAATACGAGGTATGTCGCCTCAATGTCGCCAGTTGCTCTCTTAGCGCAATCGAAGGCATCAGCCGCCTCGATGAACTTTTCCATCCGAAATTCGACAAGTCCCAATGAACAGTAGGCGGACGAAAGATGGCGGGGCGCTCTAATGATTTCGATGGCTCGAACGAGATCGGCCTCGGCTTTCATGACATTGTCCAATGCGGCGTAGGCACGGCCACGGTTGGCGTAGGCTGCGCCGTATTCCGGCGACAAGGCTAGTGCTCGGGAAAATCGCTCCACTGCCGAGTGAAAATCTCCCGCTTCATAATGGACAGCCCCGAGGTTGTTGTGGGCTTCGTAGCAGCCATCGTGTTGGCTGATCGCAATCTGCAATTCGCTGAGAGCCCTTTCGATGTTTCCGTTTGCCCAGAAGATTTCTCCTTTTCGGCAATGAGCTAAAGCGTTATACGGATCAATGGCGAGTGCCGCATCTACGTCGGCCATAGCAAGGGACAATTGGCCGATTTCAACGTAGGCTTCCGCTCGAAGGCAGTAAAACTCTCCGTGCGGCGACAACTGCAAAAGATGGCTACAAGCAATGACTGCCTTTTCATATTCACCGACTTGCATCATCTGGCGAGCGTGATCGAAAGTTGTTGGGGCATCGGCCATAGGAGCTTCCGTGTGGTGAAAATGACCGTAGTTGTCCGGTCAATCGCAGAAGAAACTGAATCGTACCGATTCAGACGTTGGATCAGAAACGACCATTACCTTTCAAACTCTGCTGGATGTTCTCGTAGACGATTTCATTTCAAACCAATGTGGGCAAGCTGTGGATCGGATCGTCAGACCAACGGATAGATTTTTGTCGATCTCCTCGGGTCGGAAACGCATCGAAGTTCCAATGACCGATTCGCCCCAACAAGGTACAGAGCCACTGGTTAGACCGGGGCGAGAAACTTGCATGGGAGATTCAGTTGAATTTCTACCCAGTTGTCGGCGTGCTTGATTTTCGCCGGTCGGGCTCTCAAGCAGCTAGAACCAAGTAGCGATTCGCCAACACATCGTTATATGGCAATTGGCGTAGTTGATTGGGATTCTTGAACGCCCGTCAGGGAATGTCCCCAATTTACCAAAACATCTGGCGGCCAATGGCCGTCAGATGTTTCGTCGTATACGAGTGAACTCACTGCAAGAGGAAACGTGACCAGTGGCTCTGGGCCGACTTGCGTGATTCCATCAGCACGGGACGTTATTCCTGCACGTCACCGTTCTCTTTGAGCTTCCCCAGCCACCGTCCCAACTTGGAGTTTTTCACCGCATCGATTGTTTCTGACACTGCGGTAGCTCCACGGAGCATTGCGGCTCGGGCCGATACCATCATGGATGTCGCTGCCGCTGCGGTTCGCAGTCCGACAGGAGTCTGTTCCTGGTACTCCTCCAGGATCGTTTTCGACATTTCGTCCTTGGTGGCAATTGCACGGCTGAGGTTGAGATTCTCGATGGCCTTTTGCTTTTCGCCCTGTTGCCAATAGCTGATGGCCTCTTTGAGTGACGATTCGGCGAGATCGGTAAAGGGATTTCGCAAAGGTAAAGGACTCGCATCTTCCCCCAGCAGGCAAGCGTCGTACTCACAAACTTTGAACGAGTAATGAATCTTGGCTGCTACGGTCTGTCGAATTGTCAGAGATTGGTAAGCGACTCGGTTTTGCTCACTCAAGTTTGCCAAAGCGTTGTTAGTCAATTGACGGATCGTCTCCGCCAAAATCGGGACGCCAACTGCTTCGGTCAATTCTTCTAAACCGCTTGAACCCCCCACCGCAGCAGCGGTCCCGACAATCAGCATGCCTGACTCGCCGTCGATCTGCGACCTCAAAAGCGAGTGTATCGGATCTTCTATTTCGCCGTCGATCGCTAACTTCGAGGATGAGGATGGAGATAGAGTTCGGACAATCGTCAGGAAGGAGACAAGCTGGGTACGTCCATCGCATCGTCCGCAGGTGATGCGTGTCTTGCCATTGCAGGTTTCGCATGTCACGGCTCCAGTCGCACCACACACTCCGCATTGGACTTGTCCTGTTGTCCCGCAATAGCCACAGGGCGTTTCGTAATACTCCGAGACGAAATCGGTGTACTTTCCCAGTCCTCGGCATTGGCCACAACGTGAACTCGAACCAAAGACGTCCTGAATATGCTCGCTTGGACGACCAGTGCCATTGCAAACCCAGCAGGCTTTTTCGACTGGAATGCTTCGCTCCTGCCTCACCACACCACGCCCTCGGCACTGGGGACAAGCGACGGCCGCCGATCCGGCGCAGCCGGGGCAACAGACTTGCCCATGCCCCTCACAATCTGGGCAGGGCACTGCACCCGTCCTCCCACAATCACCGCAGTCATGAAGGGACTGCGATTTGTCTACTCGAAGTTCGTCTTGAAACTCTTTGAATTCAGTCCTATTGACGAAATCGTATTCCCAAGGAGCGATATTCTGTCGATCCACTTCGAGGGTTGGAAGTTGTTCTCCTTCGTAGGGGGCTTCTCGTTGTTCCACCACTCGCTGCTCGTACAGCGTCTGAAGATCGATTTGATAACATGGAACGAGTTTGGTTTCTGAAATATTGATAGCCGTCCCGAATTCGTCTATGGCGTGATGAGGAATGCTCTGAGCAAATGCCGATAGCCGACGTCGAGCGATTTGAGTTTCCTCCTCAGTCAATTCACGGGAAGCAACGACTTGATCGGGGACGGGAAACCCAAACGACTCTTCTAGTTCCGCCCCGACCAGAATGCGATTGGCGCACGCCCGACATTTGACTCGTCCACCCACGACGGCCGCTTCGTCAACTTTGTAGCGTGCGCCGCAATTTCCGCAGGAAACGGCGACAGTGTTTTTGGTTGAGTTGGAAGGCAGTAAACCCGTCTTTGTGTCGAGGCGTTCCGCATTCGAGAAAAGCCCTTTGACCTTCTTCGCCGGAATCCACTCGGAAAGCCCTTCTTTCCAGACCAAGTCGGTCGGCTGAAGATCACCGTTATCGACAAGCCCTTTCAACTGCTGAGATGTCACCGGTCCAGCGTGTTGACCATCTCGACCGTAATACCACTGATCTGCCATCGATTGATCCTGAAAGGATTGCTTTCGGCGACAATCTCGTTTTCCTGATTGATCACACCGTCACAAGGTAAAGGGCACTGATTGATCATTCTTCGTTCTGGCTGGCACGGACAACGTCTTCCCAAATCGTCGTTGCGGCCTCGGACGAAAAAGTCAGCTTTCGCAGTGCAGCGTTCCATCGTCCTTCTTCGTAGGCCCGCAAAGCCCAGTCACGGGCGGAACCAGCGTCACCGTACTCGGCTTCATGCTCGATGACTCGGCGGTAGATGGCCGCTTCATCGGTCGAACTCACATTGCTCGATCGCAGAAGCGACTTGTACTTGCGGACGGCTTCGAACCGATCATCAGACTCCCAGAGAGCGTGGGCATCCTCGATCTGCGACATTTGAGCCGCACGCTCGGCCTTGGCAGCAGCCATGAAATCTTCAGCGTTTTCGTAGCCGAGTACAGGTAGCTCAGGCTCCCTCGGAGTCAAGAAATTGAAGAGCCCCGAAACCAGCACGACGGCGACTCCAACGCTGGCTCCCAAACGGATCAGTTCGCTCTTGGAAATCTCTAAAGGACTCTTCCCAAGATGTCTGTGGGCCTTTGCACGCACGAAGAGAACGGCAGGGATAAAGAAAACCGTATAGATCACGACGAGAAATCGAGCAATGTTGCCCGTATATCCATCTGCATTCGACAGGACCAGGATTCCAAAACCACCGAACAAAAGCGGACTCAGGCCCAGAGCTTGCAGCATGATGCTAAATTGCCCCATCCGAGATGCCAGCCTTTGGACAAAGTTCAGTTTCCCCGCAATGCGAGCCCCAATAACGACCATCCAGAATCCCAACATGGTCAGTAAGGGGACGGTCAGGAGAAACGAAGTTGGCACGAAAAGCCCAGAAAGAAGCATGACGACTTCCGCAGCCAGAAGGATGCCAGCCACTCTGGGAACACCGGCGATCACTTCATCGAGTGGATCGTGCTCGGTTTCGATCGAGATGTCGCCTACTGACGCCGATGATTTATCGCTCGGCATATGCGGGGGAGTCGGTTGATTGGGCATTGGGGGTGGCCCGCTAGGCGACTCTTTAGTCATGATCATTTCTCCGAATTGCTATCCGACTCTTGGTCGTGAGCGAGTTCAGAATCAAGTACCTGTTCCATTCTCAGGTCTTCGACCAACGAGAATTCTCTTTGAGGACGCAATTCCTCTTCCGCCTCACGAAAAGCTGCCGAAAGTTGATCGAGTTCCGATTCGGACGGAGCGGACATTTCCCACCGAGCCTTTCGTTCTTGCCGTCGAACGACAGCTTCTACTCTGTGGATAGCCGAGTCGTAGTCAGAGATAACGCCCTTCAATTGCTGTATTTGACCAACGATTTGAGTCAGTTCTTGAGCGTCATATTTCGCATCGGGATGGCTGTTGAGGTCAGTTGACGAGGAGATGCCCAACGAATGCAAACGCTTGATTGCCTGCTCTCGGTCTCGTCCCAATCGATTGACAGAGCGGACCAGTTGGTCCCGCTCGTATTTCAATCGTCCCAGTCGCTCTCGATAGGAGATGGGGCGTTCTTCGGGACCAGTGCGAGAAGAGATGGCCGCTTCCGGCTGAGGTGCGGCATCGGGTGCCTTATCACAGCCAGCAACTGCAAAGAGTACGAGTCCAGCGAAGAGAGTGGTCGGCCAAGCAACATGCACCATGCTCACTCCATCGCTTGTAGGATCTTGTCGATCTCAGTCAGGGTGTCGGTCGGGTCTTGCGTGGCAGCGATGAAGGCATCCACGGCGTCGATTTCCGCCGTCGTCTCGTCAGCATTCCACTTCTGATCTTCAGTGAGGAGTTCGACTTCGACATCGGCGTAGAGATCGTTGACCTTCGCTTCGAGGTCATCAACGTTTTCCGCCATCGACTTTTCACTCTCGCCCATCGCCGCCGAAGCGTCCTTCATCGCTTTGAGGGCCACGGTCTTGGAGTCGATCTCAGCGATCTGGCTTTCGAGCTTGGAAAGTCGCTGCTGGTACTCAGTCAGCTTTCGCTCCAGAGAATCGACGACCTTTTGGAGGCTTTCCTTTGATCTCTCATATCCTCCGATCTGGTTCACCAGTTCCTTGCGAGCCGCCAGGAGCTTGTCTCCCATCGCCTTCAGTTCGCCGGGCGAGTAGGTCTTTCCGCCGATCTCAGCGGCTTCGCCAGAAGCCAGGTGATCCCGCAAGGTGCGAAGGGACGTGTCAATTTCCTTGAGCTTCTGTTCGAGCGGGGCAGCTTGGCGAACGATCTGGTCCTGCTTGACCTGGGCCTTGATCTTTGCCTTGCGAAGACCATCGATGCCCTTTTTGAAAGCGTCCACGGAATTCTCGATCTGCTTTCGCTTGACGTCCATCTCACCAAGGATGGAATCGATCTTGGACAGCAGTTTTTCTTTGGCGACCTCGGCCCTGGCTCCGCAGCCGAGGAGGGAAGCAGTGAGTAGCAGCAGGCAAACTCGATTCATCGCTGTTTCTTTCTCGAATACAAACGGAGGCCGGTTTCACCGGCAACGGGAGGCTAAGGCGAAATGCACCCTAGGATACACACTAAAGTGCGTGTCAGCAAATATTTTAGACGTGCTTTGCACCTCCGCATTTGGACGAATGACCATAGGAGGTGCGCATGGCTAAGAAAAAAACTCAAATTCGACACGCCGAGATCGTCGGGCAATTCGGCGCTCGATTGAGAGAATTGCGCCATTCCCGTAGCATGACTCAGGCCGAACTCGCAAGGCACTCACGTATCACCGCCAGCTACGTCGGCCGAATGGAAAGCGGTGGAGCGGCTCCAGGCATCGATCTCGTTGGCCGACTCGCCGAAGCCCTCGGTAATTCGATCCACGATCTGTTGCCAGCGGATGCGTCACCAGATACCGAGGCGGTTCTCAGAGAAGAAGCAAAAAAACTTGCCGATCAGTTGATCAGCGGAGCCGACCGGGAAACGCTGCTCATGCTCTGCCCGTTGTTGGCGAGGTTGGGCGAGTCGCCGACGAGAAAACGGTGACGATCAGGTTGCCTCCACCGTTGCAACGCTGGATTCAGTTGAATTTCTCCCTGGTTGTCGGCATACTCGATTCTCGCCGGTCGGGCTTTCAAGCAGCTAGAACCAAGTGGCGAGTCGCTGGGTCCATCCCCTCGATTCCCTGGACGAAAAGTTCTAACTGATTTCTGAAACCTCGACTTCGATTTCCTAACGACTTACTCTCTCCAGTAGGGTAAGTAATTTCTAACTCGGGTTTCCCCTGGGGATTCCCGTTCCGATGATTCTTTCGTCGGCCCTTCACGTACTTTCGATTCGTAGGCCCCGAATAGATTTCAATGGGGGGTTCCGCGGCGCCGAACGTCACAACGCCGCCTGCAAGCTGATTGACGGTTCGCTTGCCCTGCTGGACTTCCTGGAAGCGGACAAACAGCCGAACATTTGTTAGGTTGAACAACTGCCGAGGTAGTTCAAAGTCGTCCATCTTCGAGTCTGCGAGCTCAGTCAGATTCATGGCCAGCTCCAACGCTTTTTCGACTTCCGCAACATCCTCGGAGGCGACGGACGCTTTCGCTTTCAGCTCATTCATCTGACTCGCGAGATTCTTCTCCTGAGTCTTCAGCTTGTCAAATTCGGAGGTCATTGCTTCGAACAGGTCCGGCCGGTCACCAGCGCGTGCCAAGGACTTCGTAACAGCCTTCAATTCCTCCTGAACTTCAAGCTGCTTCTTTTGAATCATAGCGATTCGCGAGTCATCTTGACCTGTACTGGCCTCGCGATCGGCGATCTGCTTAAGCCGCTCACGAAGCTTCTGCCATAGACCTCGTGCCAGCAGCCGCTGCCGAATGCAACTGAGCAAGAACGCGGTCGCTTCTGGCCCCTTGATAGTGTTGTGTCGACACTGCTGACCGTGGCTCAAGTCGTACAAACCACACTTGTACCGAAAGGAACCGGTGTACGGCGCCCGATACATGAGCCAGCCACAGTCCATATCGTACACGCGACCGCCCAGGGGATTCATTTTGGGGTTTCGTGATCGAGGAATAGCCCTCTGAGTTGCTCCCCGCCGATCCAATTCTTGGATTAGCTCCTCGCGCTCCTTTGGATCGACAATGGGATCAAAGCTCCCCTGCCCTGTGACATGCAAGTCGCTGGGGTTGCGAATTACTTTCGGCTGCTCATCCTCTCGGAAGTCTGTTTCTTCCAGTTCGCGCACGCCATCCGATGACAGCCGCAGTTGATCTCCCATCGAGCGGCGACCATATGCGTTGATCGCCACAAGGAGAGGATTGCGGGCAATGTTGGTTATCGTGGTGCCATTCCAATTTCCCGATACCAAATGCCGCACACCATTGTCAGTTCGAAACCGGCCCGCATCAGGCGAAGGAAGCCCTTCGTCGTTCAACATCCTGGCCACGCGATTAGCCGGATGGTTCTTTAGCAGCCCCAGGATGCGCCGCACCAGATCAATCTTGTTTTCATCTGGCTGCCAAACCACATGGCACCCTCGCATCCGTACTCGTTCTCCATCCTGCAAATGACGTACGAGTTCGCCTTGTTCAGTCACGAGGGAACGGCGAAAGCCAAATGATGGCCGACCTCCGGTCGAGTATCCTCGTTCAGCCAAACGAATTTGGGCCAGGATGATCTTTCGCGCCAGATCGCGACGGTCCGCCCCGGCTCGGTCAAAGTCGATCAGCCCCGTCAGCAGTTGGGCCAAATCATGCCTTGCCCCCTTCTTAGTCGGCGGCACTACCTTATCTTGGTAAACGATCGTAATGCCAGCCTTGCTGAATTCCGCCTCTAGCAGAAGCCCATCTACAGGATCGTTTGGCCGGAACAATCGGTCTCGCCGGGGAATGACCAGAACGTCAATCGAATTGTCAGTCTCAATTCGCGTCCGAAGTTGATCCAGTGCAGGACGAGACTTCTTGTGGCCTTGAACTCCGTAGTCGAGATAGATGTCGCCGACGTTCGGAATCCCATCCTTCATCATGCGTTCGATTGTTCGTACGTCACCATCGAAAGAAACGTCAAATTCCTTCGCCTTCTCTTGTGCGAATTCAACGTACTTAGCCGGTGTCATTTCGGAACGGCCGCCTGAATCCCGAGAGTAGAATACTGCCCTTCTGATCTTATTTTTCCTTACCATGTGTGCTTGCTCCCCGTTCATTGTTCGCCAATGAATGGCGATTGGCCCACAGAAATTCCGCCAGTTCCTCGATGAAGTTCTCCTCATCCAACTGGGTCATCACCAATTTCGCGTTGAGTCTTGCCGGAGCCTCCATCGCGAAATTCTCGGTAAACAAGTTCATCATCAAACTGGAAATCGGCGCATGCTCCGCATCATCGAAGCCCTTGCCCCCTTCGCGACAACGGTT includes:
- a CDS encoding recombinase family protein, encoding MTPAKYVEFAQEKAKEFDVSFDGDVRTIERMMKDGIPNVGDIYLDYGVQGHKKSRPALDQLRTRIETDNSIDVLVIPRRDRLFRPNDPVDGLLLEAEFSKAGITIVYQDKVVPPTKKGARHDLAQLLTGLIDFDRAGADRRDLARKIILAQIRLAERGYSTGGRPSFGFRRSLVTEQGELVRHLQDGERVRMRGCHVVWQPDENKIDLVRRILGLLKNHPANRVARMLNDEGLPSPDAGRFRTDNGVRHLVSGNWNGTTITNIARNPLLVAINAYGRRSMGDQLRLSSDGVRELEETDFREDEQPKVIRNPSDLHVTGQGSFDPIVDPKEREELIQELDRRGATQRAIPRSRNPKMNPLGGRVYDMDCGWLMYRAPYTGSFRYKCGLYDLSHGQQCRHNTIKGPEATAFLLSCIRQRLLARGLWQKLRERLKQIADREASTGQDDSRIAMIQKKQLEVQEELKAVTKSLARAGDRPDLFEAMTSEFDKLKTQEKNLASQMNELKAKASVASEDVAEVEKALELAMNLTELADSKMDDFELPRQLFNLTNVRLFVRFQEVQQGKRTVNQLAGGVVTFGAAEPPIEIYSGPTNRKYVKGRRKNHRNGNPQGKPELEITYPTGESKSLGNRSRGFRNQLELFVQGIEGMDPATRHLVLAA
- a CDS encoding tetratricopeptide repeat protein, with the protein product MADAPTTFDHARQMMQVGEYEKAVIACSHLLQLSPHGEFYCLRAEAYVEIGQLSLAMADVDAALAIDPYNALAHCRKGEIFWANGNIERALSELQIAISQHDGCYEAHNNLGAVHYEAGDFHSAVERFSRALALSPEYGAAYANRGRAYAALDNVMKAEADLVRAIEIIRAPRHLSSAYCSLGLVEFRMEKFIEAADAFDCAKRATGDIEATYLVFGAYAKFQLAESAGDFREQKKWLESAMEDAEIANRRGCEGAALILERIRNALNHVNQPRIHHQEEPMGFGEIRLIRRGPRRVSQPYYGNIQCGGCGLLYWYTQPCCHRCGCPNPHCPY
- a CDS encoding DUF932 domain-containing protein, which produces MSAEISFIDGKAEAAFALKSCWWDVAGDYVLDHVPNSEEMIQAAHLDWDVELQPIYDHDGRHIPGHSTTIRSDTGLHLGVMSDSYRVVQNRDAFRFLDNLLKDGIMKYESAGALRGGRTVWVLARMPSVDTVAEGDELQRYILWLNSHDATGALFAIPTSVRVVCSNTAALAIRGQRGIRHIGDMDAKLKQAHKLLSKADEQFTDFSSKAQVLAKSRYSREQANEYVSTLVPQPENEGRSATIHDRKVEAIRTAFRSERNQLASIRGSFWSLFNSVSEAVDHGRFYTYKGNKAESRMSSVLMGPGSDLKRRAFDLAYEMATAS
- a CDS encoding ArdC-like ssDNA-binding domain-containing protein, coding for MQFPRLILPDEFFSQLDSAPDITTYVHQRITVALQRSRIPWQVPVSHDPNCGLPTNVRTGGRYRGVNTLLLCDTYETKGYRSKWWGTYEDWAAAGATVKGGQEPTVIVRYCGGDQVESDLAFNAVQVQGADSLLAILTELKTIVPNDEADFGLMGRLIEHHSPDIRFDVGDDRFGPEWNGYITPEPFHDYPNHKSGDYILMQSEGHFMSRADHFSVMLHELMHWAEVRTGWMHCMPLRELVAEMGMHVLGLELGVPHCFDEYNHRKWLKEWNLIFPQDHRLFFWITAQMDRVCDYLLGPILHRKHSDYHDQYRIIPEVNHITGPEFMDFRPKW
- a CDS encoding helix-turn-helix domain-containing protein; its protein translation is MAKKKTQIRHAEIVGQFGARLRELRHSRSMTQAELARHSRITASYVGRMESGGAAPGIDLVGRLAEALGNSIHDLLPADASPDTEAVLREEAKKLADQLISGADRETLLMLCPLLARLGESPTRKR
- a CDS encoding GYF domain-containing protein, encoding MADQWYYGRDGQHAGPVTSQQLKGLVDNGDLQPTDLVWKEGLSEWIPAKKVKGLFSNAERLDTKTGLLPSNSTKNTVAVSCGNCGARYKVDEAAVVGGRVKCRACANRILVGAELEESFGFPVPDQVVASRELTEEETQIARRRLSAFAQSIPHHAIDEFGTAINISETKLVPCYQIDLQTLYEQRVVEQREAPYEGEQLPTLEVDRQNIAPWEYDFVNRTEFKEFQDELRVDKSQSLHDCGDCGRTGAVPCPDCEGHGQVCCPGCAGSAAVACPQCRGRGVVRQERSIPVEKACWVCNGTGRPSEHIQDVFGSSSRCGQCRGLGKYTDFVSEYYETPCGYCGTTGQVQCGVCGATGAVTCETCNGKTRITCGRCDGRTQLVSFLTIVRTLSPSSSSKLAIDGEIEDPIHSLLRSQIDGESGMLIVGTAAAVGGSSGLEELTEAVGVPILAETIRQLTNNALANLSEQNRVAYQSLTIRQTVAAKIHYSFKVCEYDACLLGEDASPLPLRNPFTDLAESSLKEAISYWQQGEKQKAIENLNLSRAIATKDEMSKTILEEYQEQTPVGLRTAAAATSMMVSARAAMLRGATAVSETIDAVKNSKLGRWLGKLKENGDVQE